AAAGGTTTGTTTCGTTAGCCTAGCTGCGAGCTAGCCAGGAGGAGCGAGAGGAAGGAGCACGCGACAATAACCACCGGGACTTCCGGTGAAACggactttcacaataaaagtcctGAGTTATTCTTTAGCCAAGGACACAatcgcttttattttgaaggacacGCTCATAAATGCCCCAGATCATCAGCGGGggttttaaaacacacttttaatgCATAATGATCATTATTTATGGGAAAGTTGCAAAGAGTTAATGAAAAAAAGTTCACGATAGTCTCGCTGTCACCAAAATAATGTCTTATATAAGTGATAGAAAATTCTTAAAACTCACAGGAATGGCCAGGTTGGATCCGAATGTAGCCAAAATGGTATCTTTTATTTaatgagaatgagagagagTCTTTATTATAATTATGCAATGCACAAAGAAATAGGAGAGCTGCGTTTGTCTAAGTGGATATATTGAAACATTCGACAGATTACAAACAGGTATCAAAACATGTCCAAAAGCGCCTGACatatagacagacagatagatagatagatagatagatagatagatagatagagtcAAATGAATATAAATTTAAATGGAATTTAAAATTTTTGTATCTTTTGTGTAAAACCACTCATAGCAAGCCAAAACATGAAGAGAAGATTACTCTTATTTTTACAAATGTTGTCTTTTATTCGAAGTTCTgttctttattatttataatgaatgaatgaatgaatgaatgaatgaatgaatgaatcactAAAAAATGGGACTTCTCCACTTGTACCACCAGAAGGAGAATCAAGCGACTGCATCATGTATGTATTTacgattttgtttttcataGCAGTATTTTGTTACTGATTAATGTTACATAGAAATGATATACTGGATTTCCCGTCAGTCCTGAATAAACTGGTGAAAGGCCCGAGAGTGGACTCCTACTGGTCGGTTTATTCCAGGTAATCTGGCCTCGTCCAATCAGCTGTAAGGAGCAGGTGTAACGGGGAGGGGCCAAGAGGAGGATATTTTTagaggataaaaaaaagagcCGACAGCGGGCGGAGCCGCCAACACTTCATGGTGATATGGCATGAAAGTGTCTCCAAAACAAGGTCATTCTGAGGAGGGTGACACCTGAGCGATAAGGACTGATGTGAGATCGTAATCCCGCGACTGTTCCTCGAAGATGTGAGAGTTTTCTCCAGATTAAAATGTGAGCAGAGAGAGCGTCGTTCCAGATGGAGACTGACCTGTGTTTGGAGTCCAGCCTGTGGGTCGGGAATAAAAGACACCGGGCGGTCCTGACGGGCTGGCACTTCAAGTGGACTGAGGTAGATAAGAAGAACAGAGATAAGAAAACAGGTAAGAGGCCATGCACCTTCTCTATAATCTACACATGCTGctgattcatttatttcctttctttttgatttaaaaaacttCTTAAATTCTCTTTTGCTTGGAGTTGAATGTAAAAATAGGTCATTCTGAGTGCAATGCACTGCCACAGGGAAATTCTTATCTCCTGACAGTTGTTTAAAGCCATTATCTGTCCACACTTAAGTTGCACAAACAACACTGGAGATAAGCAGTACagtactgtatttttttttccttcacaggTAGCCTAGGACACCCAATAAACCAAACAAGAGTCATTACATATCATTTGGGGCTATTTGGTGAAGGGTGAGCTTCAATTATGTGCatgcagaaaacatgaaaaacgaGTTGAACAGCATGAAGGCAGCGCACTGAGTCAGTTTACTGAAAACAGGCCTCACACGCAACTCATGACAGCAGATCAGGAAGCAGCTCCGTCCCACCTCACTGTTTTTTAACAGCCAAAGGCCCAGGGGTGAATTTGCAGAGTGTGTATGTAGGAAGGGATGTGTGTATGCAGAGATGGAAAAATAATGCTGCCATCTTTTACAGTTGATGGTTTTTAATATGTAGActacaaagtggaaaaaacaaacagaagttaCTGAACACGTGTTTCTCTTCTTGCTCTTTTGCCCTGgttattttttcccctcaacaTCTGGGTTTACAAAGTGACATTTTATCAGTGTGTTTGAGATTGTCCAGTTGACATAAATTTAGAATGAAGTGATCAGATAACCATAACCCTAACCTCAATATCACCTGATTGAGCCGGTCGATCCATTTCATAAGACTTTATGACACACAGATTTAATTCAAAACATGATTCGTGATTGTTTCTTTGATCTGCGTTCATCTCCTTGCATTTCAGTCTTTGACTTGACAAACTTAGCGCTCCTGTGTGCGTTTGTGAACTTTCTTTTACAAACCAGCAGAAAGCCTTATCAATAGCTTTAGAAATCTGAACATGTGGGGataaaaaaacatccatccatacacactcttctctctctctctctctctctctctctctctctctctctctctctctctctctctctctctctctctccctctctctctctctctgtatatAAATACTGTATATAAATACTAAGAATTGAAATCAGACATATTTGGTATCGGAAGCAAATTTTTGCATGAATGTGCAATTTTAATTCTAACTCTCTTCTATAAGTACGATCATAAAGcagaatttttattttcttaattagTATGGTGCTCTAACTTGAATTCCATGAAGGGTCCCCTGAGAGGAACCGTAGCTGTGTGTTTAcagattaaaatgttttctttggacaCACAAAAGCAGCATGTCTGTTAAAGTTTACCCTCGGTGtgacttcagtttcagttcCTGTGTCGGAGGTGGTTGGCGTTGAGGAGGGCAGAGTGGAAATCCTGCCACGGAAGTCAGCCGAGGACACAGATAAAGACTTCACAGGTGGGTTTCTTTTAAGAACCAAAACCAGCTGTCAATAAATAATGTGCTTTATAAGGGATCGATGTGGCAGAACGATGGgagtctgtttgtgtttcctacTTTTCATTCAGGGCTTTTAGTTGATAATATTCTGCATGCGGCTGTAATTTCTATGCACGGATGGGATGAGTTTTAGATTTCTGTTGTTCTTAagttgcaatgacaataaagatttTCCATTCTGTAAGGATAATAAAGCGGCTCATGTACATCCTATCTCTGTTCTGCTGGGCGTGTTAACCATGCGGCTGTAATTTGCTTATCTGTAATCTACCTTCAGTTTTCTATGTGaagcgcagcagcagcggcggctccTACGGGCTGCTGTGGCGACTGGGCCGGATCCAGTTCAGCTGTCCCAGCCGGGCGCTCCGGGACCAGTGGACCAAGCAGCTCCGGACGGCTCTCAAAACTCACAGTAGGGATGGATAATGGAACAAGGCACTTTGCTGATATTCTCACTACAAGTCTCGCATCGGAGTTTTGAATTCCCCACGTCAGAACTGTTGTAATATCCCCCTCCGGCTGCGTCTCTCAGGTCCCCTTCGTCCGCACAAGCTGCTGGTGTTCATCAACCCGTTCGGAGGGAAAGGAAAAGGAAGACAGATCTATCACTCCCTGGTCGCCCCTCTCTTTGAGCTGGCTGGTATCAGCTGTCATGTAATAGGTAAACACATCGAAAGCTTAcactgacttaaaaaaaaaaaaaagaagtaaaacaaCATTGAGTGTGTATATAACGTGAGTGTTACTGTTTAGTGACTGAGCGAGCGAACCAGGCCAGAGATCACCTCCTGAAGAAAGACCTGGCCGGCTTTGACGGGTGAGAACCATCATCACCGCAGTGCAAACGCTGCGGCGAAAGAGCACAATGCAGCCCAAAGCCTGCGGGGAAGAGCTGTCATAACTAACTTTTTTGTTTGCTTACAccagtgtggtgtgtgtgggcgggGATGGCATGTTCAGCGAGCTGCTCCACGGTTTGATTGGGCGCACTCAGCAAGAGGCCGGCCTCTGTGAGAACGATCCCGCCGTCACCCTGCAGCCTTGCCCTCTTCACATTGGCATCATCCCAGCAGGTTGCTGTTATTAAGTATTTATATGCTGGCTTTGGATTTACAgctgtgatgcacacacacacacacacattctgatgCATCGTGTGTGTTGTAGGCTCTACAGACTGTGTATGTTATGCCACAGTGGGTGTGGTCGACCCCGTGACCTCAGCTTTGCACATCATCATTGGTGAGGAAGCTTTTCATTCATACCTTTCAGTTATTTGTTTTTaggatgaaaatgttgaaacagcagacagctgcagactgttagcttttctttctttatcctCGCTGACGGCCCCCGACACCCCGCAGGAGACTCCCAGCCTCTGGACGTGTGCTCGGTTCATCACGCCTCGGCTCTGGTGCGGTACTCGGTGTCTATGGTGGGTTATGGATTCTACGGCGACGTTCTGGCCGAGAGCGAGAAGCACCGCTGGATGGGACCTCTCAGATATGACTATTCAGGTCTGGactaatgaaaaacagaaacgaCTGAATAATATTAGATATTTATTTTGATCGTTGTGAAACCGTCAGGCCCTTCTCTCTGCCCTCTTGTTCCTCTTCACAGTTCTGTCGGTCCAGTCCGGTTTGTACAGTGTTTTTGTGACTGAACtgttcctctctcctctccaggcACAGTGGTGTATCTGAGCAACAGGAGCTACGCCGGCATTGTTGAATATCTACCAGCAGACCCGCTGTTCTCCAGTCCCAGAGATAAAACCCGCTGTCTCTCAGGGTaaaaacagcacacaaacacacacacacacacacacacacacaaagtccaATTAACAAGGAGGAAGTTTTGAACCATTGTGTATCTTTACACAATGAGAAAGTGGGTCAAAGAGGGCAGCTTTGGCACGCTGCATTGTCagtgtgaagctgtgaaaatattctcttattaaaacaaaaagcattttagtGACTTTTTTTCTGGGAAGCGATGGttaaacaaacccccccccccccgcagccgCCACGATGGAAACTGTCTAACTACTAAACTCTCAGCCTCTCAGTAACTTAACAATGAGTATTGTTTTACCCGGCTGAAAGTGCCAAAACCTTTTAATCAGAAAGAGGGAAAGTGTTCATGTGAGTAGCATCATTATTATTCAAGCGGCTGTGAAAAGGTTCAGATTCGCTCTCTGGGGCACCGTAGCCGGTGCCTACCTACAGCGGAGACTCGGGTGTTGGCTGCACCTTAAGAAGAGTTGGAGCCACGGCAGGCGGAACCTGATCCAGATGAAAGGTGAGCCTGGCTGTCCTGCCGCAGAGAGCAGGGCCTTCGCCTTTGTCTCAGGCAGCTGCGTCTGGCTGTCGGCGACGGCTTTATAATGCTCCTATGAATGGGTGTCAAGGTCAAGGAGTTTGTTATTTCACAGACTTCCAGTGGAGTGaaactctgtgtttgtgtgtgtgtgtgtgtgtgtgtttaggtgcAGTGTGTGCTCCAGAAGCACGGAGAGACTTTTCCCTCAGTCTTCAGAGTCAGGCTCCCTGTACAGCTCCCACTTCAGTCAGCTCAGTGCCGACTCTGAAGGtaacaaacacatcaaaacaactgttttttttttatttatttgtgtgtatgtttctGAATATCTCAGTACAAATCTTGAACACGGGTGGTTTGGTGACCCACTCACCAACAGGTTAATTACATCTACTGTGCAACCCTGAGTCGGGTTACACACACAACCCCACTGACCTACATCAGACCACGGCTGTAATGTTACTCTGATGGCttatttgaataaattataCAGATGTAAGAAGCAAATAAAGAAACTCTtagtgttttcacattaaatattaacatCTGTGATTGATCTGAAGTGTAAAACCCCAATTTTCAACCTGAAGTTGTCTGCTCAGAAATGgacttctcctctctccaggtGAGTGGGTGAGCGTGGAGGGGAGGTTCCGGTGTGTGTCCCTCACCTGCATGTCCAGCTCGTGTGCCAGGAGTCCTCTGGGTCTCTCCCCCTCCGCTCACCTGGCAGACGGCACTGGAGATCTCATCTTGGTGTGGGACACTCACCCTCTCGCCTTCCTCAAGTTCCTCCACcgacacacaagcacacaggaTCAGGTCTGAGTCGGTCACACAAAAACcagaaggtttaaaaaaaacaaaaaacaaagccatCTGACCAAAAGTGTCTCCTCCTCTCTACCAGTTTGACCTGCCGTTTGTGGAGGTCCACCGTGTGAAGGCGGTCCGGTTCTCTCTGCCCAAAAACAGAGATGAAGAAGGACAGGAAGAAGCGCGAGGGGCGAGTGTGGGGACGGACGAAGAGGAGAGAGGTTATGTCGACGCTATAGGCAGGGTCGATTCCCAGCAGCATCTGGccgacggcacggcgggacgGGATCAGACCGGCAAGCAGAAGACTGCGGCCCCCTTCCTGTGTGggctgtgctgcaggaagcCTCCTTCAGAGTCTGTGTGGAACTGCGATGGAGAGATTCTGCCGTTCACTGAAATCCTCTGCAGGTCAGAGAGCACGGCACAGCGATTCGACAACGCTCAATAATCCATCTCATTTATGCACAAACCCAAACAACATGCTTACATCTGTGTATCAGTGTTTCTACATGTGTAATTACATGAGGGTGTGCGGAAATAGCCGGTCTGTGGACTGAGGTTTTGGTGTGGGAATGCCTCCGTCTTCATCTCTCACCCtgatttttattctcttttgaTCCTCTGAGTGACATAGTTTTGTTTGACATCGTGTTATTTGTCCTCAGTTTAGACTCACAGGTGAACTTTTGTCAAGTTTATCAGTCCTGCACAgctcctttatttttattgtaaatgtattattgcaaaaaaacaaaaaacaaaaagcaacttCATAAGACACAATCTGTGCCAAACTAAAATGTTTGTATCGTGGTAAATTCTCCAGCACACAGAAGCAGCCAGCAGTTGACCATCAGTTCTTTTCTGCCTTTTCATGCTGTtccttctccctcttctctGAGCGTCCTCTCCTTAAACCTCCCTGAACaccactgagaggaggaggggggtaaATAGTCCCTGACTAGCCTCTGTCTTTAGCGCCTCTCTTGAGCCTCCTCCTGAGGTTTCCTGTACCACAGTGTCCCACagtgtgagaggaaaaaaaaaatcacactttttgaGACTCCTGAGACATGACAGGTTCCCTAAAGGTGTATTAATATATCAATACACACAGCAAAGATAGTAAATTACTTAAAACTTTATTGATTGTGGTTCCTGTTCACAATACTGTAGGTATATGCTAACAAATCTCTTGAAACACTCATGCTAAAGCACTAGATTCTGCCTCAAACACTTGTCTCTATCTCCGTTCTTCACGTCTCTCAGGATCCACGGCCAGCTGGTGCGTCTCTATGCCCGGGGCATCGAGGACGGAGCGGCCATCGACAGCTGCAGTCAGGAAATCGACGAGTCCACAGCCCGATGCAGTCGATACTGAGGCTCCTCTTCACATGTGGAGGActggagtgtgtgaagcagcgtGAGATTCATCCGTAAAGAAGCCTTACATGCAATAATGGCCAAAGATTTCACATATTTTCATACATGTTCTCATCCTAATAActgttatatatttatttatcattGTCTGTTTATTGAATGTGAGGAAATTcatcttgaatttttttttttttttaaatataatgtgTCTGCAGTTTATGTTCCAGTTTTATCTGAAAAACTCtttcatcaaataaaaacaatgacaatCTTTCAACTTATCATCATGTTTGCAGCTGTTTTCTGTAACACTAAATAAATGCTTCCATTTCCCTTTGATTGCACGTgagtgatttcttttctttttttttttttaggtccaTTTTGTTGAAAAGATTGAACTTCATGTTTCCCACAGGACTGCAGGTCAGATTAGGCCATAAACCTGGTAAAGAAAAAAGCAACGACACACAACATCAGGCTGATGCAGGCATTTGGGGAATAAAACAATATTGACATGTAAAAcataatttcattttctgtgaCATGCTAATAAGAGTTAATCAATTTCAATGTGAAACACATACCTGGAAGTTGTTCTTACCTGAAGCAGCACACATAAACAAGTCTTCTCTCTGACGAttactaaataaaaaaaaaaaa
The DNA window shown above is from Salarias fasciatus chromosome 20, fSalaFa1.1, whole genome shotgun sequence and carries:
- the LOC115408896 gene encoding ceramide kinase isoform X1, translating into METDLCLESSLWVGNKRHRAVLTGWHFKWTEVDKKNRDKKTVSVPVSEVVGVEEGRVEILPRKSAEDTDKDFTVFYVKRSSSGGSYGLLWRLGRIQFSCPSRALRDQWTKQLRTALKTHSPLRPHKLLVFINPFGGKGKGRQIYHSLVAPLFELAGISCHVIVTERANQARDHLLKKDLAGFDGVVCVGGDGMFSELLHGLIGRTQQEAGLCENDPAVTLQPCPLHIGIIPAGSTDCVCYATVGVVDPVTSALHIIIGDSQPLDVCSVHHASALVRYSVSMVGYGFYGDVLAESEKHRWMGPLRYDYSGTVVYLSNRSYAGIVEYLPADPLFSSPRDKTRCLSGCSVCSRSTERLFPQSSESGSLYSSHFSQLSADSEGEWVSVEGRFRCVSLTCMSSSCARSPLGLSPSAHLADGTGDLILVWDTHPLAFLKFLHRHTSTQDQFDLPFVEVHRVKAVRFSLPKNRDEEGQEEARGASVGTDEEERGYVDAIGRVDSQQHLADGTAGRDQTGKQKTAAPFLCGLCCRKPPSESVWNCDGEILPFTEILCRIHGQLVRLYARGIEDGAAIDSCSQEIDESTARCSRY
- the LOC115408896 gene encoding ceramide kinase isoform X2, which produces MEQGPLRPHKLLVFINPFGGKGKGRQIYHSLVAPLFELAGISCHVIVTERANQARDHLLKKDLAGFDGVVCVGGDGMFSELLHGLIGRTQQEAGLCENDPAVTLQPCPLHIGIIPAGSTDCVCYATVGVVDPVTSALHIIIGDSQPLDVCSVHHASALVRYSVSMVGYGFYGDVLAESEKHRWMGPLRYDYSGTVVYLSNRSYAGIVEYLPADPLFSSPRDKTRCLSGCSVCSRSTERLFPQSSESGSLYSSHFSQLSADSEGEWVSVEGRFRCVSLTCMSSSCARSPLGLSPSAHLADGTGDLILVWDTHPLAFLKFLHRHTSTQDQFDLPFVEVHRVKAVRFSLPKNRDEEGQEEARGASVGTDEEERGYVDAIGRVDSQQHLADGTAGRDQTGKQKTAAPFLCGLCCRKPPSESVWNCDGEILPFTEILCRIHGQLVRLYARGIEDGAAIDSCSQEIDESTARCSRY